From Bacteroidia bacterium, the proteins below share one genomic window:
- a CDS encoding multidrug efflux SMR transporter, protein MYWIILVVAGLFEALFAFCLGKAKETFGQEMYWWYVGFSVSLTISMGLLMKATQALPIGTAYSIWTGIGAVGTVLIGIFVFKEPATFWRIFFLTTLIASIVGLKSVSP, encoded by the coding sequence ATGTATTGGATTATTTTAGTTGTAGCGGGGTTATTTGAAGCACTTTTTGCCTTTTGTTTAGGAAAAGCTAAAGAAACGTTTGGGCAAGAAATGTATTGGTGGTATGTGGGTTTTTCTGTATCTCTAACTATCAGTATGGGGCTTTTGATGAAAGCTACGCAGGCGTTACCGATTGGAACAGCTTATTCAATCTGGACGGGAATAGGAGCAGTTGGAACCGTTTTAATCGGTATTTTTGTATTTAAAGAGCCGGCAACCTTCTGGCGGATTTTTTTTCTGACTACCTTGATTGCTTCTATTGTTGGGCTAAAGAGTGTATCTCCCTAA
- a CDS encoding CocE/NonD family hydrolase codes for MKKYQKLIFNLLIISFVFIHLAKSQTFPVAYGQQAYKVSSKYQYKSMYWPMKDGLRLAVDIYLPKKNTGEKLPTILYQTRYVRSLEIKRVFRIIKKHATTSISLDEITYFVSRGYAVVVVDTRGSGASDGSREMEFSPQEVADMYTVVDSIISQPWSNGKVGSTGVSYVGTTAMLLSSIRHEAVKVVIPRNAIFDLYADISAPGGIRHGRFVDVWGLTTREFDHNRFAVFGKKAKMAVKGIKPVMGDKKRTTLLQNVAKHNKNFNIADEAIEFRNSKSSWGSTIDDYSAHQRTREISDSKTTMYCISGWFDGGLTNSAIKAFMNFKNPQHLLIGPWDHGGKLNISPRATQPATKFDLFGECLRYFDYYLKGSENKINQDTRVHYYTMGAEKWQSANTWPLPQTQWIRYFCFENQLSTVPPAKPGSTVYLVDTTTGSGNTSRWNSLTLLYKNGQTGYPDQATNDTKRLVFDSAPLNQHTEVTGHPWLDLYLASDTTDACVYAYLEEVTKDGNVIYVTEGLVRASVAVEQTMPMYETPGLNQSFNSETKQLLTPGQPRKIAIEFQPTSYQFQPGSKIRIAIAAADKDHFDNISPTPQKIWIFHGPNYQSQLHLPIIPNNQ; via the coding sequence ATGAAAAAATATCAAAAATTAATCTTTAATTTATTGATAATCAGTTTTGTTTTTATCCATTTAGCTAAATCCCAAACTTTTCCCGTAGCTTATGGGCAGCAAGCCTATAAAGTTTCTTCAAAATATCAGTACAAATCTATGTACTGGCCAATGAAAGATGGGCTTCGTTTAGCAGTAGATATTTATTTACCTAAAAAAAATACCGGAGAAAAACTACCAACTATTTTATACCAAACACGTTATGTGAGATCTTTGGAAATCAAACGGGTATTTCGGATAATCAAAAAACACGCAACCACCAGTATTTCGTTAGATGAAATAACTTACTTTGTTTCAAGAGGTTATGCAGTTGTTGTAGTAGATACACGAGGTTCGGGAGCAAGTGACGGCAGCCGAGAAATGGAGTTTAGCCCACAAGAAGTCGCTGATATGTACACCGTTGTAGATTCCATCATATCTCAGCCGTGGTCAAATGGAAAAGTAGGCTCTACCGGCGTTTCTTATGTAGGTACAACGGCAATGCTTTTATCCTCAATACGCCATGAAGCCGTTAAAGTAGTAATTCCACGGAATGCTATTTTTGACCTATATGCAGATATTTCCGCCCCGGGCGGAATCCGGCACGGAAGATTTGTAGATGTTTGGGGACTCACAACACGTGAATTTGACCACAACCGTTTCGCCGTATTTGGGAAAAAAGCCAAAATGGCCGTTAAAGGCATCAAACCGGTAATGGGAGATAAAAAACGTACAACCCTACTCCAAAATGTGGCGAAACACAACAAAAATTTCAACATCGCTGATGAAGCTATTGAGTTCCGAAATTCAAAAAGTTCTTGGGGGTCAACTATTGATGATTATAGTGCCCACCAACGAACCCGAGAAATATCGGATTCAAAAACAACGATGTACTGCATCAGCGGTTGGTTTGACGGAGGGCTTACAAACTCCGCTATTAAAGCATTTATGAACTTCAAAAACCCACAGCATTTGTTGATTGGCCCTTGGGACCACGGCGGCAAATTGAATATTTCCCCCAGAGCTACCCAGCCAGCCACTAAGTTTGACCTATTTGGCGAGTGTTTACGGTATTTTGACTATTATCTGAAAGGAAGTGAAAATAAAATCAACCAAGATACCAGAGTTCATTACTACACAATGGGAGCAGAAAAGTGGCAATCTGCCAATACTTGGCCATTACCGCAAACGCAATGGATACGTTATTTTTGTTTTGAGAATCAATTAAGTACAGTTCCACCTGCGAAACCCGGCTCAACAGTTTATTTAGTAGATACAACCACCGGAAGCGGAAATACCAGCCGATGGAATAGCTTAACCCTACTTTACAAAAATGGACAAACCGGCTATCCTGACCAAGCTACCAACGATACTAAACGCTTGGTTTTTGATTCTGCACCCTTAAACCAACATACCGAAGTTACCGGACATCCTTGGTTGGATTTATACTTAGCCTCAGACACAACCGATGCCTGTGTCTATGCTTATTTAGAGGAAGTTACAAAAGATGGAAACGTAATTTATGTTACCGAGGGTTTGGTTAGAGCCTCTGTTGCCGTAGAGCAAACAATGCCGATGTATGAAACTCCAGGCTTAAATCAATCTTTTAATTCGGAAACCAAACAATTATTAACCCCTGGTCAGCCCAGAAAAATAGCTATTGAATTTCAACCAACATCTTATCAGTTTCAGCCTGGCAGCAAAATCCGTATTGCCATCGCTGCCGCCGATAAAGATCATTTTGACAACATCTCTCCTACCCCTCAAAAAATCTGGATATTTCACGGCCCTAACTACCAAAGTCAATTACATCTACCTATTATTCCTAATAATCAATGA
- a CDS encoding peroxiredoxin, whose product MSVLVGKKAPDFSASAVVDGQFVENFTLSQFIGKKYVVLFFWPLDFTFVCPTEVIAFGDAAAKFAEKNVQLIGVSVDSKFTHYAWVNTPRNQGGIAGVNIPLVSDLSKTISSDYDVLAGEYKVDYDDDGHESLTFEGKPISYRGLFLIDKQGVVRHQLVNDLPLGRSVDEALRIVAALQHYEQYGEVCPANWEEGAEAIKETMESVAQYLGKK is encoded by the coding sequence ATGTCAGTATTAGTAGGAAAAAAAGCTCCTGATTTTTCTGCCTCTGCGGTAGTAGATGGCCAGTTTGTAGAAAATTTTACTTTGTCACAATTTATTGGCAAAAAATATGTAGTGTTATTCTTTTGGCCATTAGACTTTACTTTTGTGTGTCCCACAGAAGTTATTGCTTTTGGTGATGCAGCAGCTAAGTTTGCAGAAAAGAACGTTCAGTTAATTGGTGTTTCTGTAGATTCAAAATTTACGCACTACGCTTGGGTAAATACTCCTCGGAATCAAGGGGGTATTGCCGGCGTTAATATTCCGCTTGTATCAGATCTTTCAAAAACTATTTCGAGCGATTATGACGTATTGGCCGGCGAATACAAAGTTGATTATGATGATGACGGGCACGAAAGTTTAACCTTTGAAGGTAAGCCGATTTCATATCGTGGATTATTTCTAATTGATAAGCAAGGAGTTGTGCGCCACCAGTTAGTAAACGATTTACCGTTAGGCAGAAGTGTTGATGAAGCATTGAGAATCGTTGCAGCATTACAGCATTATGAGCAATACGGAGAAGTTTGCCCAGCAAATTGGGAAGAAGGTGCAGAAGCAATCAAAGAAACAATGGAAAGCGTTGCCCAATATTTAGGAAAAAAATAA
- the lgt gene encoding prolipoprotein diacylglyceryl transferase, which produces MIAAIFWNVDPEIVSLGPVHLRWYGLLFALGFLIGHGIMLRIMRQEGKPDSNLDTLTLHMLIGTIVGARLGHCLFYEPEVYLLDPIRILYVWEGGLASHGAAIGILTSLFLYSKKFPDQSFVWIADRIVITVALAGCFIRLGNLMNSEIIGKPTDMPWAFIFARIDELPRHPAQLYEAITCLILFGILYKLYWKHTNNLPAGLSFGIFLVWIFGLRILWETIKENQVSFEDNLPMNMGQILSIPLIIIGFWLIYRSQKNKLPQKS; this is translated from the coding sequence ATGATAGCGGCGATTTTTTGGAACGTAGATCCTGAAATTGTTTCCTTAGGGCCGGTTCACCTACGGTGGTACGGGCTGCTCTTTGCTTTGGGTTTTTTGATTGGGCACGGAATCATGCTGCGCATTATGCGGCAAGAAGGAAAACCGGATTCTAACTTGGATACCTTAACCCTACACATGCTCATCGGCACTATTGTGGGTGCTCGCTTAGGGCACTGCCTGTTTTATGAGCCGGAAGTCTATCTTTTAGACCCAATCCGGATTTTGTATGTTTGGGAAGGCGGCCTTGCCAGCCACGGAGCCGCAATCGGTATCCTTACGTCTCTCTTTCTTTATTCCAAAAAATTTCCAGATCAATCCTTTGTTTGGATAGCAGACAGAATTGTCATTACCGTTGCCTTAGCCGGTTGCTTTATCCGCTTAGGGAATCTGATGAATTCTGAAATCATCGGAAAACCAACCGATATGCCTTGGGCTTTTATTTTTGCCCGTATTGACGAACTCCCCAGACACCCAGCCCAACTTTATGAAGCAATCACTTGTCTAATTCTCTTCGGAATACTCTACAAACTTTACTGGAAACATACCAACAACCTACCCGCCGGATTGTCTTTCGGAATATTTCTTGTCTGGATTTTTGGCCTCAGAATACTTTGGGAAACCATAAAAGAAAACCAAGTCTCTTTTGAAGACAACTTACCAATGAATATGGGGCAAATATTGAGTATCCCACTGATAATCATCGGATTTTGGTTAATCTATCGCTCACAAAAAAATAAACTCCCTCAAAAATCATGA
- a CDS encoding DUF2997 domain-containing protein — MAEQRIVVTIDENGKINASTEGIKGKICIDELQKLLGDLADLDSITKTDEFYQANELKSQNKIEIKKK, encoded by the coding sequence ATGGCAGAACAAAGAATTGTAGTAACCATTGACGAAAATGGGAAAATAAATGCTTCAACCGAAGGCATTAAAGGCAAAATATGCATTGATGAATTACAAAAACTGTTAGGTGATTTAGCCGATTTGGATTCAATTACCAAGACAGATGAATTTTATCAGGCAAACGAATTGAAAAGTCAAAACAAAATTGAAATCAAGAAAAAATGA
- a CDS encoding radical SAM protein, whose amino-acid sequence MNIAHIEEHSFIYGPNCRFVIWVQGCSIRCKGCWNTEMWAFEDKIILSVQDLLRKIENEKELIDGITLLGGEPLNQFDEVSELLIECRKLGLSTMLFTGYEITEITEKIKTSILDNLDILITGRYDRTKRTMNHQWIGSTNQEIHFLTDRYADYDIENNNYTEITINADGSTTILGFPNKVLSGGF is encoded by the coding sequence ATGAACATTGCACACATAGAAGAACACAGTTTTATTTATGGACCAAATTGCCGTTTTGTAATTTGGGTGCAAGGCTGTTCTATTCGTTGCAAAGGTTGCTGGAATACTGAAATGTGGGCTTTTGAGGACAAAATCATTTTATCCGTTCAAGACTTACTACGTAAAATTGAAAACGAAAAAGAACTTATTGACGGAATAACTTTGTTGGGTGGTGAACCATTAAACCAGTTTGACGAAGTTTCTGAATTGCTTATTGAATGTAGAAAACTTGGACTAAGCACAATGCTTTTCACTGGTTACGAAATAACAGAAATAACAGAAAAGATTAAGACATCAATACTTGACAACTTAGACATTCTCATTACAGGGCGTTACGACAGAACAAAGCGGACAATGAATCATCAATGGATTGGCTCAACAAACCAAGAAATCCATTTTTTGACAGACCGTTACGCAGACTACGATATTGAAAACAACAATTACACAGAAATAACAATTAACGCAGACGGTAGCACGACAATTTTAGGGTTTCCAAACAAAGTACTTTCAGGTGGGTTCTAA
- a CDS encoding AAA family ATPase has protein sequence MQYYYFNLPKEKELDINTNYSVSEGIRNTARRAFEPFETYLQNAIAALEKKENIKAKFKKVKTENIAELRLIGKLFDVPKQTIVQIDESIATEMQETTSIMGSASVHKIVSANGNNIVFDVLPIENEMLFWNNQPLKYKVIQSEEPKGTIIREEQQRYIVYTEQKPNDNATEIQHRKLSSFINFKNLKFENGKTLNATRNDDLNITLSDTNDFGKTVICDKLKFKIENTRKNSKDAYWIQLEELDDNANDDIPGFSPLKYFFDDGIEIEDDKKNKYQVGAGIESENRIVLKKRNEKGYPQFTFPPDNSILTVKVNTYQLRKQIEAISTLMRMPVGEHAKLIKLFENRERSEWQQPTKDRIREWFVITDESRSGSQEQRQFIHQAINTPDFAILEGPPGSGKTTVILELICQLAKQGKRVLLCGSTHVAIDNVLERLKEKKNGTHLLEQFHILPVRIGDEQRISEDIKEFQINNLIEENSIDEKLLLDISNLVCGTTIGILQHPKFKLRKGVAKKDETGKLRYFSNEPIVPEFDYLIIDESSKTTFQEFLVPALYAKKWILVGDVMQLSPFTDREEIVSNIEQLSIGEKHISTELQQAVFYLQKVNEILRSKHNKFVLSVDFKVLVEISKELKLRQKKEFEHKIIYLVHKGNINQCSKLLLASADLIFIDKNLLEQNLHLIPEIHAVLRSTKWEESEHAFIHNVYQQQHSFQHKEKGREFENSFEIVESVNTHFSEKSWAEEIAWRVDREHQIRLTKNSKLKGSYGKAIEELIPKSLDKEKVEEQINTIASMAFPSILESLVKGISGRKLKFESTISEGFNQYDIQHRKTTLKYQHRMHPDISKFPREQFYQSENALLDLQHPNTIENLRQWNYNEYPQRKVWLDVKGNTVKGKNPNEVKVLMKELKQFLEYAKNNAQPEGKEWSVACLTFYRGQETLLREELQKLTGNENGYANFNIINGKHRVNIKLHTVDKFQGQEADVVFLSMVQTNRDGFLDNPNRLNVAITRAKFQLVIIGSYYYYSQKSNSEDLRALAKNTKKL, from the coding sequence ATGCAGTATTACTATTTCAATCTTCCGAAGGAAAAGGAATTAGACATAAATACAAATTACAGCGTTTCTGAAGGTATTCGTAACACTGCAAGACGTGCATTTGAACCGTTTGAAACTTATTTGCAAAACGCCATTGCAGCTTTAGAGAAGAAAGAAAATATAAAAGCAAAATTCAAAAAAGTAAAAACGGAAAATATTGCGGAATTGCGTTTGATTGGAAAATTGTTTGACGTTCCAAAACAAACAATCGTACAAATTGATGAAAGTATTGCAACTGAAATGCAGGAAACTACAAGCATTATGGGTAGTGCAAGCGTTCATAAAATAGTTTCTGCAAATGGCAATAATATTGTGTTTGACGTTTTACCAATAGAAAATGAAATGTTGTTTTGGAACAATCAACCATTAAAATACAAAGTAATTCAATCGGAAGAACCAAAGGGAACAATCATCAGAGAAGAACAACAGCGTTACATTGTTTATACTGAACAAAAGCCAAACGACAACGCAACCGAAATTCAACACAGAAAACTTAGTAGTTTTATTAATTTTAAAAATCTGAAATTTGAAAATGGTAAAACACTAAACGCAACCAGAAACGATGATTTAAACATCACACTTTCGGACACGAACGATTTTGGCAAAACGGTTATCTGCGACAAACTGAAATTCAAAATTGAGAATACAAGAAAAAACAGCAAAGACGCTTATTGGATTCAACTTGAAGAATTAGACGACAATGCGAACGATGACATTCCGGGTTTTTCGCCATTGAAATACTTTTTTGATGACGGAATTGAAATTGAAGATGACAAGAAAAACAAATATCAAGTTGGTGCAGGAATTGAATCAGAAAATCGTATTGTTCTTAAAAAGAGAAATGAAAAAGGTTATCCGCAATTTACTTTTCCACCCGACAATTCTATTCTTACCGTAAAAGTCAACACTTACCAATTACGCAAACAAATTGAAGCCATTAGCACGCTAATGCGTATGCCTGTTGGCGAACACGCTAAGCTCATAAAACTTTTTGAAAACAGAGAACGAAGCGAATGGCAACAACCAACAAAAGATAGAATAAGAGAATGGTTTGTCATTACTGATGAATCAAGAAGTGGAAGCCAAGAACAACGTCAATTTATTCATCAGGCAATCAATACACCTGATTTTGCAATTTTGGAAGGTCCGCCCGGTTCGGGAAAAACAACGGTTATTTTAGAATTGATTTGTCAGTTAGCCAAACAAGGCAAACGAGTTTTGCTTTGCGGCTCTACTCACGTTGCTATTGATAATGTTTTGGAGCGTTTGAAAGAAAAGAAGAACGGAACCCATCTTTTAGAGCAATTTCATATTCTTCCTGTTCGTATAGGCGATGAACAACGTATTAGCGAAGACATCAAAGAATTTCAGATAAACAATTTGATTGAGGAAAATTCTATTGATGAAAAGTTGTTGCTTGATATTTCAAACCTTGTTTGCGGGACAACCATAGGCATTTTACAACACCCGAAATTCAAATTGCGAAAAGGTGTAGCAAAGAAAGACGAAACAGGAAAATTGAGGTATTTCAGTAACGAGCCAATCGTTCCCGAATTTGATTATCTGATAATTGACGAAAGCAGTAAAACGACATTTCAAGAATTTCTTGTTCCTGCATTGTATGCTAAGAAATGGATCTTAGTGGGCGATGTAATGCAACTTTCGCCATTTACAGACCGAGAAGAAATTGTTTCAAACATTGAACAATTAAGCATTGGCGAGAAGCATATTTCTACTGAATTGCAACAAGCTGTTTTTTATTTACAAAAAGTAAATGAGATTTTGCGAAGTAAACACAATAAATTTGTTTTGTCTGTTGATTTTAAAGTTCTAGTTGAAATTTCAAAAGAATTGAAACTCCGGCAGAAGAAGGAATTTGAACATAAAATCATTTATCTCGTCCATAAAGGAAATATTAATCAATGTTCTAAACTTCTCTTGGCAAGTGCAGATTTAATTTTTATCGATAAGAATTTATTGGAACAAAATCTGCATTTAATTCCCGAAATCCACGCAGTTTTGAGAAGTACAAAATGGGAAGAAAGTGAACACGCTTTTATTCATAACGTTTATCAGCAACAACATTCGTTTCAGCACAAAGAAAAAGGACGAGAATTTGAAAATAGTTTTGAGATTGTTGAATCGGTAAATACGCATTTCTCCGAGAAAAGTTGGGCGGAAGAAATTGCTTGGCGTGTGGACAGAGAACATCAAATTCGCCTTACCAAAAACAGTAAATTAAAAGGCAGTTACGGCAAAGCGATTGAAGAGCTTATTCCAAAATCGTTGGACAAAGAAAAAGTTGAAGAACAAATCAATACGATTGCTTCGATGGCATTTCCCTCGATATTAGAATCGTTGGTAAAAGGGATTTCGGGCAGGAAATTGAAATTTGAATCAACCATTTCGGAAGGTTTTAATCAATACGATATTCAACACCGCAAAACAACGTTGAAGTATCAACACCGTATGCATCCCGACATTTCAAAGTTTCCAAGAGAACAATTTTATCAATCGGAAAATGCTTTATTGGATTTGCAACACCCAAACACGATTGAGAATTTACGCCAATGGAATTACAACGAATATCCACAACGTAAAGTTTGGCTTGATGTAAAAGGAAATACTGTTAAAGGTAAAAATCCAAACGAAGTAAAAGTGTTGATGAAAGAACTAAAGCAGTTTTTGGAATACGCAAAAAACAATGCACAGCCAGAGGGCAAAGAGTGGTCGGTTGCGTGTTTGACTTTTTACAGAGGGCAAGAAACTTTGCTTCGTGAAGAACTACAAAAACTCACAGGCAACGAAAACGGATATGCCAATTTCAACATCATAAATGGCAAACATCGTGTAAATATCAAATTGCACACAGTAGATAAATTTCAAGGGCAAGAGGCAGACGTGGTTTTTTTATCAATGGTTCAAACAAACCGAGACGGATTTTTAGATAATCCAAATCGTTTAAATGTCGCAATTACAAGAGCAAAATTTCAGTTGGTAATCATTGGCAGTTACTATTATTACAGCCAGAAATCCAATTCAGAAGATTTAAGAGCATTAGCCAAAAACACGAAAAAATTATGA
- a CDS encoding site-specific DNA-methyltransferase: protein MNNGKHKMKFPDDFINKIICGDSLTVMKQMPDNCIDLAVTSPPYNLKNSTGNGMSANTKSGKWAGNPLQNGYSHYSDNIPADEYADWQHNCLKEMYRLIKDDGAIFYNHKWRVQDGLIQDRKDIIRDLPVRQIIIWRRKGGINFNPGYFLPTYEVIYMIPKPNFKLAPKANAFGDVWEFTQEMNNEHPAPFPVALIDRIISSTNAKIILDPFSGSGTTAITALGLKRNYIGIELSPDYCKNSEARIERNKRQSELLKFKAATLFQETE from the coding sequence ATGAACAACGGCAAACATAAAATGAAATTTCCTGACGACTTTATAAACAAAATCATTTGTGGCGACAGCTTAACCGTAATGAAACAGATGCCGGACAACTGTATTGACCTTGCTGTTACTTCACCGCCATATAACTTAAAAAACTCAACCGGAAACGGAATGAGTGCAAATACAAAATCAGGTAAGTGGGCAGGCAATCCTTTGCAAAACGGTTACAGCCATTACAGCGACAACATTCCGGCTGACGAATATGCGGATTGGCAACACAACTGCCTAAAAGAAATGTATCGCTTAATCAAAGACGATGGAGCAATTTTCTATAATCACAAATGGCGTGTGCAAGACGGACTTATTCAAGACCGCAAAGACATCATAAGAGATTTGCCTGTAAGACAAATTATTATTTGGAGGCGTAAAGGCGGTATCAACTTCAATCCCGGATATTTTCTTCCGACATACGAAGTGATATATATGATACCAAAACCTAACTTCAAACTTGCACCAAAAGCTAATGCTTTTGGTGATGTTTGGGAGTTTACGCAAGAAATGAATAACGAACATCCTGCACCTTTCCCTGTTGCACTCATTGACAGAATTATTTCTTCCACAAATGCTAAAATTATACTTGACCCTTTCTCTGGTAGTGGAACGACAGCAATCACTGCTTTGGGACTTAAACGAAATTATATTGGTATTGAACTTTCACCGGACTACTGCAAAAATTCCGAAGCAAGAATTGAACGCAACAAAAGGCAGAGTGAACTTTTGAAGTTCAAAGCTGCCACCCTTTTTCAAGAAACAGAATGA
- a CDS encoding GMC family oxidoreductase yields the protein MITTGSTFGKQYTDTADVVVVGSGAGGAPVAYQLASAGLKVILLEAGEAVQTEDLNKDVWRSTEKLWLDKAASFTVGTPPIVLPLGRNLGGTTTINSGTCFHLPEKTFSNWKRSAGLTGFEYADLVPYFNLLDHYLNVTEVPYELMGANNQLFAEGATKLGLSPKPLRRNQRNCQGSGICAFGCPRGAKQSMDKSFLPDASKAGAQIITGATVSHISTENGKATGVSGFFGKNKDNSTGTFAIKAAKVVISCGAIYTPYLLLKNKIANSSGLVGKNLRIHPVSKVLAFFDKPIYAWRGVPQALYVDDYAHEGIMFEGFFLPPAFLSVAIPATGLKLKEYMAKYNQMAGFGIMVSDSSHGRVRLGWGGGTPLMTYNLNTEDTQKFIKGIEIAAKVYLAAGANQVLLPIHGIPPIIQEQDLAILKTARISAADLEISAFHPLGTCQLGDNPRKSVVNNLLQTHDIQNLYIVDASVFPTGLGVNPQITIMAFSLRTADHIVSTFSKNL from the coding sequence ATGATTACAACTGGTTCTACCTTCGGGAAACAATATACTGATACGGCAGACGTTGTAGTTGTGGGCAGTGGTGCTGGGGGGGCTCCTGTGGCATACCAATTAGCTTCTGCGGGCCTAAAAGTGATTTTATTGGAAGCCGGAGAGGCTGTTCAAACAGAAGACTTGAATAAGGACGTTTGGAGATCAACGGAGAAACTTTGGCTTGATAAAGCAGCTTCGTTTACAGTGGGTACTCCACCTATTGTGTTGCCCTTAGGCAGAAACTTAGGTGGCACTACAACCATCAATTCCGGAACCTGTTTTCATTTACCCGAAAAAACTTTTTCTAATTGGAAGCGTTCTGCCGGCTTAACGGGCTTTGAATATGCTGATTTAGTTCCATATTTTAATTTATTAGATCACTACCTAAACGTTACAGAGGTTCCGTATGAGTTAATGGGAGCTAATAATCAGCTATTTGCAGAGGGAGCTACGAAGTTAGGGCTATCACCCAAACCATTAAGGCGGAATCAACGAAACTGCCAAGGCAGTGGAATATGTGCCTTTGGCTGCCCGCGAGGTGCTAAGCAAAGTATGGATAAAAGTTTTTTGCCGGATGCTTCAAAAGCAGGTGCCCAAATTATCACCGGAGCTACCGTTAGCCATATTTCCACCGAAAACGGAAAAGCAACCGGCGTATCAGGCTTCTTTGGCAAAAATAAAGATAATTCTACAGGAACCTTTGCTATCAAAGCAGCTAAGGTCGTTATTAGCTGTGGTGCTATCTACACACCTTATCTACTGTTAAAAAACAAAATAGCAAATAGCTCTGGTTTAGTGGGGAAAAACCTGCGGATTCATCCAGTTTCAAAAGTGCTGGCCTTTTTTGATAAACCTATTTACGCTTGGCGCGGAGTTCCGCAGGCTCTTTATGTAGATGACTATGCCCACGAGGGAATTATGTTTGAGGGCTTTTTTCTGCCACCGGCATTTTTATCCGTAGCAATACCTGCCACAGGCTTAAAACTAAAGGAATACATGGCTAAATACAACCAAATGGCTGGCTTTGGCATTATGGTTTCAGATAGCTCTCACGGGCGTGTGAGGTTAGGCTGGGGCGGCGGAACACCCCTCATGACATACAACCTAAATACAGAAGATACCCAAAAGTTCATAAAAGGAATAGAAATCGCAGCAAAAGTATATTTAGCAGCCGGAGCCAATCAGGTGTTATTGCCCATACACGGAATCCCGCCAATTATCCAAGAGCAGGATTTAGCGATACTAAAAACAGCCCGTATTTCTGCCGCAGACCTCGAAATCAGTGCGTTTCATCCGTTAGGCACTTGCCAGTTAGGAGATAATCCACGTAAAAGCGTTGTAAACAACCTCTTACAAACACATGATATTCAAAATTTGTACATTGTAGATGCGTCTGTTTTCCCAACCGGGCTCGGAGTAAATCCGCAGATTACCATTATGGCTTTTTCTTTGCGAACAGCAGACCATATTGTTTCAACATTTAGTAAAAATTTATGA